The Anguilla rostrata isolate EN2019 chromosome 1, ASM1855537v3, whole genome shotgun sequence nucleotide sequence AGGAAAGCAGCCAGAAAGCTGATAAGCAGCCTGAGGGGGCACAAGGCCTGACAGACAGTGTCCTTGCACCTGCCACACCCATTTTCCCACTGGTTGCCCTTGACGGGCTGTCACAGAACATCGTGCCAACCAATCAGGTGGAGCAGCCTGCCAGTGATGACTCGTCTGTCCAGTTGCGAGCGAGTGAAGCAAGGCTTCAGGACTctgggtggagggtggagagCACTGCGGTTGGCCCTGTTGAAGTGCATGGGAGAGCTGAAGCTACACTGGCCTCAGTCAGAGCTAGGCTGGGGCGTGAGGGAGAGGCCCCCTTATTACAGACAGGGGGAGATGACGGCCGGGATGTCCTGATGTTAAAGAAGCCAGGTGACCCACAGGGCCCTGGTGCAGTAAACACCCAAAACCAAAGGAAAGAGAGGAACTCGGAGGAGGGGCCCAATCAAGGGGTCTTACTGAATGGAAGGACTTGGGAGTCTCCTGCTGGGTACAGAGCGCCAGATGGTTTAGGGTCACATGACACATCCCAGAATCCGCACATCCTTCCTCAAGCAGAGAGGGCAGGCTCGGTGCATGAGGTAGCCATCGGCTTTTCCGGAATTCCTCAGACTCCCTCTGTAGCTAAAGTGCTGGAACCAGGCGGGATGGCAAAGCAGGGCATCAGCAATGCGACACTCCATTTGCTTTCTCCATCCATGGCACCTGTCGGACAGGAGCCAAGCAGCGAGGGAGGGATGCAGGTGGGGCCTCAGGTGACTGTCGCCACCCAAGTAAAGGACCCGGATTTATCGAGGGCTCAGAGTCGGGTAGGGCTGCCAGAACTGGATGCTCTGCTCTCAGCGAGAGAGGAGCCAGGAGTGGAGGGAAATGAGAGGGGGGCAGAAACAGCAAAGAAACCCCTCAAAAACCGAATGGGTGTCCCGGGTGGCGGCTTCCAAACCACAACAGCAGCCAGCGGTGAAGCAATGGCAGGCACATCAGGGCCCTCTTTGAGCAGAGCTCCTTCCTCAGAGCAAACCCGACCCAGGCAGACCACCGCAATAGACAGCATCCAGCAGTCCACCACTTTGGTGGCAAACATTCTGGAGAGTGAAGCCGCCtcacctccctccacccccattCCCCACCGCAAACTAATTAACAGCCCCTCAAATGGAGAGAGTAGGGCACGGGCCAATACAGCTCAGCCTGGGTTTTCTGAGGACCCAGCTGGCCCCACGACAACTAAGCCCCCCCTGGGTGAGGATCCAGGAGCTGAGCCGGGAGTTTCTATCGTCCCCTGGGCTAGAGGGGCCCTGCAGCAGGACGCAGGTAAGATGGAGTTCTTTGAGTGAACATTAGATCACTTTTTCTGCATCGGTAACCTGAGTAGTCCAGTCCCTTTTTCCATTGAAAAGCCAGGGTTTGAATTATTGAAATGTATAAGACTTGAAACACGCTTTCCACAACAAGGCACAAACAAAGGCCCACCATGTGTGTCGAAATATAGTTAGGACAGCTTTGGAAAGCAGTGTGTTCAGATAAATGGGAGCTTTCTCTGTTAATGTGACTAAGAAAGTGCATGCCTGGGCTTATTAGTGTCAGTATATTTAGAATAATATGTGTAGTAATGCCTTACACACTGACCACAGGACTATTATAGGCAGTGGAGCAGACTGTTTCTCAAAGATGACAGATTATATTGATTTTCATTGTATAGTGGTGGCATAAAACAGAGTGGTGCGCTCTCGGGTGGAGAAAAGGAAACCTTTAATAATCGTTTGCAGCCATTCAGGTTCACCTGTTATCCCAACAGGGGCAAGAGGCTTCCAAATTAATTGCTACCTTTGACTTTGTTCTGAAAGGGGTGCAGAAGCAGGAGACAGAATCATACTGAAGAGATTTTATGGCCTTAATGGCTTCAGCAGGCTAACACCTCCACTGTGTTACTTGTCTCTTTGCTTGTCAGTGGTTTTAAaggaaacatgtttttttccttgcCAATGTGTTTATTAGGGGATGTAAGGTGTAACGCTTCTAATTACACACTTGACTAGGGTTGGTTAACATCTGTGTTTTGGTCCTTGTGTCTGCATTTGCCAGTAGTGAAGAGCAGCATCCCCAGTTCCACAGGCCCTGTAAATGGAGTCACACCCCATTTACTCTTGACTGCAAGAACAGAGACCAGGACTAGGGGAGAAAACCAAGCCTTGAAGGCCCTTCCTTTTGGGCATGACGATGAGGCAACACCCACACCTGACGATATCCCTTTAATATTTGAGCCACTGGATGATGCTCTGTCAGAGATGGTGGTTACTACTGCCCCCAGTGGCACCCAACAGGTATTGCAGTTTTCTGGCATCACAGCTGACACCCAGGACATCCTAACAGGGCCTGAACTCATTACCACAGTCATTGTTGATGGAGGTCCCTCCCCGTCAGGGGCAGCCCGCCCTACCCTGCAGACCTCTGGAACCGAGATTATGGAAGCACTCAGTCCCTCCACATCTCTCTTCACTGCACCTCCTCCAGAGCCCCCCCTGGACGATGGGATCCTGTACACTGAGGGTGAGGCCATGATCTTTAATGctgtgcatatactgtatgtgcaccattattattatgctcATGTGTACATAATTGAAGTAACAATGTGATTAAGTATCAGTCTTAAAAactgctaagatatatgcaatCAGCAGTAAATGTTTCAGCATGTACGTGGTGCAATAACAATTATCCTCCAGGGCACATACTCACATCCTACAAGTACGCACAAAACGCCTAGAAAGACATAGGCAAGAAGTATTTTGTATCAGGGAAGTGAAACTCAGGTCATGCTGAAGAGTCACAGTTTCTGCTGATTTAAGTCAAGTTGGATGGAGTCCCTCCCTTATAACATGTTGTTATACTACCAAAAAACGGTGGTATTATTTCAACATTGCCTTACATCACACTAAAGCATGGCATAGTAGCGTTTTAACAATGGCATGTATAGTATGTTACACTATATCAGATATTCCTGGAGGGTTTTACGGGATCAGGCCATGATACTGATGTTTTGGAGAGTTGTCTGAAATATATATGACCTTACAGAACTTGGCATGACTGACACTCCAACTGGGACTACTGAAGGCTCTCCCAGTTCCTTCAGAACCCGGGAACACAAGAATACAGAACTGTCTCCAACGACAATTGTAGCCACGGCAACTAGCATGTCCCTGCCCAGGCACAAATCAGGTGTGGTAGAACTGGAGTCTGAAGGTATTTTCATACACCAGAGACTGATAATGCAAGCTGTCATTTATACCATTGTTctttgaacagaaaataaaatggtaaacaaACATATCCAGCTTTTTCATGTTCAGTTCTCTGTTCACTTAAGGACACCAGGAATAAggtaaaaaataacaataatcacGTACCTGGGTAAAAATCCTGCCACTTTCTACAAATAGCTGTCTGTTCACATCCTGTTGAAGATTAATGCAAAATTGTCAATTTAGTGTTCATCAGTGTCcgtttcattttttaggtaTAAAGTTTTTGTCCTTTAGCTAGTCATACTTACTTGAAAGGAAAAACATCCCTagtgtcattttaatttagtttttgaAATCTTATGAACTTTAGGCTTGTAATAATGTATGCCTGCACCTGCATTATCTTGTAGATATGCTGCTTGCAGGGCACGGTTGAGCTGAAAATCACTTATATGATTTATAGCCATTAATACCATTAATTAATATGCACACTCttttaccatttattttgtgtatcaGAGGAGCCTGATGACAAGGAGACAGGGGAGTCAAAGGACGCAGGAAGTGAGGAAGACGTATCGGAGGTCATGACGGTGGCCCACGTACGCCCCACCTACAGCCACATCCCATATCACTTCCACCCGGGCTCGATCTGGGTGCAGCGCAACCAGGGCCTcggtgagagagaagagacaatCTATTACATTTCTGTTCGTAACAGGTGGTTTAGGAAATCATCCTTTTCAAGGATAAAATATTCTTTATGATAGAAATAAtcatatggaaaataaataatctatattattatatatcataatggtgtatttatttctaaattgtaaaattatttaatggttAAATAGTACTCAACATAAAGGCATATTCATGTAAATTTGACAAATTGGATTCCAATAAGGTGACAACGgcataaataatgcaatgaCTGAAAGCGATCATAACCAGCTTGTCCACTAGGTGGCAGAAACGtcaaaaaggaaaagggaatACCGATGCAAAACATCTTGCACCCAAAACACTTCAAAGCACAGCccaattaaaatgaactaaacACATCctgtggaagaaaaacaaactagTCCATTAGGAAAAAGAAGAATTGCaactattctattctatttctaTTGATCTCATTAATATCACTCAGTCTGTATAAACTATAGGGGGTGCCAAGAACACACAAGTGGCACATCGTAGAAGACTTTAAATGAAGCcattaaaataacagaacaatTTACATCTATGTTTAATTCAAGAGACATGCAGAGAGATATCGATGCCAATTATCAGCTTCCCATCCTGTCTGTCTGGATGAGGAATGGTTCCAGCATTGATTGGATCAGTTATACAGGGGAGGTCACCTCAAGGTCCCCtcgcataaaaccaatggagCAATCTTTACAATGCCTGCAGGGAAATATATACTGTCTTCCTATACTACTGATGGTGTGTGGAATGGGGGCCTGGGGCTGCAGGCTAGATGTTGCTactgcactgagcactgagcctgGAGTAGTAGTGAGCACACTGACGCCACAACCATCTGAGAATGACCTTCACCACCACAGTCACTGATGGGTTAAAATACTGATTTGTATTTTAACCCATTTCCTAGCCCAATAAAGAAGCATCTCTCAAAGTGGCAAGTGTACTAATTGGCAAGTCTAAAAGTAATTGTAGTAGTGTATGTAATAGACTATTGGCACTATTTCAATGAGGAGTTATGGCACAGTCATTGATCGGTGTCTTTTCCAAGCCTCCAAGATGAGATTAGTAATAAACTGAAGATTTAATAAATAGATTTATTGAAGAGATTTGTTGGTCCTCATGGATTGAATTGCCTTGGTCAAAGAGGTCATGGACCAGTGACACTGTGTTTGACCTATGATGTCATTCTCCATGGCTCTCCGTCTCTAAGCCTGGAGTGGGAACATTTCTGGAGGGTTGTTTATTGAGCAGCAATGACCAAACACAGCCCCCAGTCAGTTAGTTTTGTTCATCCAGACTGCACTGgccatgtgcatttgtctttaatCGGTAAGACAGGGCTAAATTGTATTTTCACCCCTGGGAGAAGAATTCACTTGTCGGTAATAGGTTTCAGAAAGACATGTTCGCATCCATTATTAAACATTGTGCACATTAAATTAATAGGTGCTCACTTTTCACTGGTAGGTACTTTCGTGTGATACTGAAAACGAGACAAGGTCATTTTTTGGGTTAGAGAGGAACCAGAATTTTGAATATGCTCCTTGCGGGAATTTGCTTCCAGGGGATCTTAGTCTGTAAGTTGTATCTCTGCCCAGCTGAGTAATGTGGAAGATCAGGCCAGTGAGATTCCCCCAGCCCCCTGCGCTGGTGGTGCAGAGCCGCTGCCTGTGTTCAGCCTCAGTGGTCTCGGAAGGCTAGGCTGTGTTATTCCCAGTTCCAGTCCAGGCGCCATACCCTCCCCACATCACGGTCACCACTGCTGGGCAGGGTAATCTGTAACCCTGGGCTTTCCTTTCCTGCTCTCTTGGACCATCGTAAAAGTGCTTTCAGCTATATATCCCCTATTTACATAGATTCAACTAAAGGTCAGGGTATAGACATGCATTCCCATTATGCTCTGATTGAATTTTAATCTATGCGCATCCGTACAACGTTGCATTGCTTTGAGAATTACTGCTTTGCCTCAGCCTCTTgcaattttatatgtatattaccCTGTGCTCTGCTCTTCAGAGAGATTGGTGCGATGCAAATGTCTGCACTGTAATGAGATTGTAGAGGATGAAGAATAGCatctgtgatttgtttttttgctaaTCAAATCATTTTGAAGGGATGGGACTGCCGTGGGCAAAATGAACACTGACTTGGGCCAAACTCGTAATGGCCGACTTTTCTGTGCTGCTATCTGTTAAAAAAGCTGGCACAGAGGACAGCCGTGCAGCATCCAAAATCCATCTACTGGATCCCAAACTTGATTTCTAACTGTGAGAAATAAGAGGTGCTTTCTAAGCATCCTCCTCCAGCCCAGTCTGAACTGAATGGGGCGCTTCGTAATTGGATATTGTGTATATTCCCCCCAACAGCCTGCAGGGAGCTAATAAAGCATTTTGCACTTATAGATGACACACTGGACCATGTCAGCATGGATAATTAATTAGAACCTTTAaattgcatgaaaaaataagaaacattcAAACAGCTTTTGGCaatggtaatgtttttttggatAAAAATAGGAAAAGtttggtgtttgtttctgtatggCCTACCCAACACTTGGCCTGGGTTTATCTTTACTCAGAGAAGCAGCTTGCCTGTGCCGTGAGACCGCACAGTGGCTCCACTGCGCTAAAATCCCTGCTTGAGTGTGAGGACGCCTGCGGAATGGTGGCCTTTCGGGCGTGGCTGCAAACACACTGTACAGTGATGTCGTCTGTGCCTGACCTTCAGAGGCTCCTTGGTCATTATATACCAGGGTCCTTAAATCAGACCACCTCTAGGGGGCACTGCAACGCACTGTACAACTAAGCCaagaactgagaaaaaaaaaccaataccAATCCTCCTGAGGCAGGTTGTATAAGAGCTTGTTGCTTTCATGGTgaaactcatttaaaatctcAAGTGAATAAAATAGGTGTAATATCACAGTATTTCTATAGTTTGGTTCTCTGTGTATGATTTAACTGTTAGAAAGTGCAAATTTTGATTTCACCAGGTCTTTAAGGCAGCAGAGCAGACTAACAATGCATGGGAACCTTTGATCAAACCCTTTAGTGCTTCAATTTACCTGAATCCTCCCTCAAAGTCCAGCTTTGTATATGAGGccaatggaaaatgaaattgattttttgaaatgaaatcagtTTTTGGAGAGGCAGAAGCAAATGTGAATCCTACTGCAAAGTATCTGAATGGTGCAGTGCAATGTACTGGGTCAGTTTTTGGGtgagcatttcatttcagggcGATGGGCTCAGTTCTGAATACTTACTGAAGTAGGAGCAGCTGGGATTCTGTGTGCTTTCATCCCTGCCCTGCTATATCAGTCCCTGAACAGGGGCTGGGTCTGTGGGCTCGGCTGTTCAGGGCTCTTATTGATCTGTTAGGTGCCCTGGGAGCTCTGGGCTCACAGCAGTAATGGAGAGCTGCTGAAAATTCAGCATTCCCCTGGGGGCGGTCCTGAGAAGTGATTGACAAGACACCCGAATGAATTGCCTTGCTTCGGAACAATGGATTTCTTTCCACCTccgtttttgttctgtttagtCGAGTGCAGTACCACCTGATGGAGAAGAAAAGGGTTGGCGAAGGGTTGGCGTGGTTATATTTGGCTTCACGTTGGGGCTCAGATacacacattttggttttagaGCTGCTGCAGTTGGTCACTGAAGGATGCCTGTGTTTTGGCCTTCCCGTCTCCCCATTGATTTTTGCCTTGAGCGTTCCGAGCCTCGGTTTTTATTGCGCTCCATTGGTTGCTTTTGTCCAGCCACAATCTCAACTAAACGATCTGAAAGGAAAGGTTTTTTGGATCAGTTCACAATCGGCAGATTGATGCAAATGAGCAACAATGCGCCATGCATAATGGGTCCTTGAGGCATCGTAATGGTCAAAATTAACTATGAAGAGATAAACTAGGAAATTGAGTCACATCTGGCTGAGAAGACAGTTTAAGTAAAAATGGCTCTGATTATTTACCGGTTTGGCTGGTTGGGACAgtaactgctcttacctcccccctccccttaacGCATTTTTAACTCTGTTCCACATCCCCCAACTAGAGCCACCCTGGATAGCTTATTTGGCTCCCCCATCGATCACTTTGCTTGCAGGAatggcaaacacacagaaattggCTACAAATTGCTGTGCACTCCTTCGGCCCACTGAGAGATTATAAATCCCCAGCCACGTCTCCCCCTCCAGTTCAGGTTCAATTTTCCAGCAGAGCAATGACGCGGAAGACAGGCCGGTCACGGTCACTCTCCGCTCCCTCAGCCGTCGCTCTGCCCAAAGGCCAGGCTTCCCAGGCCACCGCCGCCGATCAATTTGCTCTCAGTTGGCCACGCTGTGTCGGCCAGGGGTGCGAAGTGAGAGTTCAGGAAGCTCGAGACAGAATATCTCCGGAGGATTTGTAGCGGCAGCATCAGAGAGACTGGCTGGCCTGTCAGTAGACGGGTGATGCCACTAGGGCCCCTCCTTTACTGAAAAAAGTAGCGTGCATTCTGCAGCAGATTTTGTTTGGGTCTTTGagggccccccaccccccctaaaCTTTGGGTCCCTGGGCCTGGTAGGCCTGTTCAGTAATCCATGCTTGCTGGCTGCACAGCTGTCTGTAACAGTGACTCATATAGGGACTACCAAATCAGTGTGTCACTTATTGCTGATTACCTTATTGCTGATCACTTTTATTGCTAATGAATTCTAGAACTATGGTCTATGCACACAGACTAGAATACAGGCTTTGAACAGGGACAATGTTTTATCCATTTTGTCTGACAGATTGTGATTGTGGAGGTAATCacccagagacacagagagtgtTAAAAGATGACAACAAACATGGAATCGGGTGGACAGGGGAAAGGAAACTGGAGAGATTCACACCACTGCACTGACACAGCAGTCTATTCAGGCAggaaatcacattaaaaaaggCAAGACTCAACAACAGCAATGCCTCTCTGAACCTGTCTGAACCCcaacctctctctgtcctctctttcAGTGCACAGCTGGGTGGAAAAGATCAGAGACAAGGTCAGTTCTGGTCTCATTAGCAAGGCCACCACTCTCTCGCCAACCTGTCATGTTCCTCTCTGGAAATGGACGTGTTGGTCTGAGTGAATCATCTCAATGCCTGTAATGGCTCCATTCCTTTCCTCTCTATAATCGGAAAAGGACAGACAAACACTAAAAATGCCCTGTCTATGTCTTTTAGTGTAGCTATTTGGAGATAATATGTGTTATTATGCATTTACGTAATTATACATGCTCAAAAACTCATACAATATAACCACGGGAAGTACTGTGCATTTCCTTTTAGCTTTTTGCaggttcatgcgtgtgtgtgtgcgtgtgtgtgctctgatgCTAGAGCTGTCTCTgttactttacatttatttgggaaGTTTTTGCCTGAAACTTCAGCACTATATACTAAGGTTGAGAACAGGGGCTCAGTTTGTATGCTGGCCTCCACACAGACCCTGCTCTGGGCTAGCCTGGTTTAGTGTTGGCCCTGCTGCCTTTTTACCATTTGATACTTTTGCCCTCCTTTTCCATGCGCCCGCAGGCAGGTTACGTGTCTGGAATGCTGGCGCCCGTGGGTATCGGCATCGCCGGGGCCCTCTTCATCCTGGGCGCTCTCTACGGCATCAAGGTGGTGCACCGCAGAAGGAGGAAAGGCTACAAGCGCCAGACGAGGAAGGTGAGAGAACGAGgggcaggaaggagagagagagaggcatgcagaaagagggggagtgagaaagagCGGGTGGGTTACCCCCGCGCACTAGGGAAAAGCGCACAATGCTGACACGGTAACCATTATGTCTCCAATGACACTTTTTCACACATCATGTGACCTTTTCTTGTGCTTTTGCAATTCTTGGCATGTGACTTGTGTGTCCAGCACAGGGAATCAGGCAGCAGGCAGGACCGGGTGATGCTCCTGGCTGACAGCTCAGAAGATGAGTTCTGACTGCTCAAAAATGCCTCTACCGCAAGTCCAGCGATAAGCCACACCCCCTAAGTCGGTTTCACCTTgtagtttccatggcaacggctGTGGGATGACCCTTATTGCATGCCCTTTCTTGGACCCCCAAGCTAGGGAGGTGGAGAAACTGAGAAACCCATTAGGAGCTCTTGTCTCCTTGCCCACACTGTTGTGGAAAGCGTCAGGGTTCACATCCTAGAAAATCATCAAGCTGATGTAGCACTTTACAGGTAGCAGTGCTTAATCACCAGTGAGTCATTTCCACACTCAGACACGCAGGCCTGCAAGCACAGCTCTCCACAGAAGCGTTCCAGCTGAATGAATAGGGAATGCTTTTGCTTAAATGTGGCActataaaatgtgttcagtgaTTATGAATGTGGGGATGTGATTCTCATTGTTATTGTCAGGACTGACATTCACTGGTAATAATGCACACATGTGAATAATCTAATTTACTGCATTAGACAGGGGAGAGCCATCTAGTCAGATTGCACAGAGTCGATTACAGAATAGAATCACACTCGTTATAaattactttagtatttattattttagtttagtttatttatttgactgttCACTTTAAAAGGACAATTACATGGTTGCAAACACCAATGTGCATGCACAATTAAAAGAGTATCaaggataacacaaaaaagtcacaagacttatttccattgtggtccttgctgtagctaaatatatatatggaattgttgcattttgtttttaaatattcattgtaAATATTCATTGTAACCAAATACGTATGCCTTTGATAATATTGCAACTCTATAGAAGGGTTATGAAGAGCAACATGCCCTTTTTATgatttttgtatgattttttatgattaatattGATAAATTACTGGTGTAATTGGCAACTTATTGATAGCAAGGCAGTTCAGACTTTTTACAGTACAATCCTTGGTCAAGTAACAAGTGAATATTACTTGTATctaaaatatatgtttaaaataaacatatttaccaatattcagaacaaaaatataattttgagaGATTCTATGTATTGGTATCATAATTGAAAATTCGTACGTATCTACAGGCGTGGTTTCTAATTTTATTGCCATCTAAAGAGTGTGAAATGGTATGGTATTCATATGTCTAAAATGTTTGTCATGCACATaccttaaaatgtattaagcTTTTATCTTGCCAAGTAGAGTCAGTATTGTCTTCCTTAAGAAGCATGTGGGTAATGGCATCTGAGTGATTCCTATGCATGCACTGTGTACCTCATAAAAGTAATATCAGCTGGAGAATGATTCTGCTGTAGCCCGTAGTACATGGCAACAGGCATCCTGCTGCACACAGCTTGCAGGTTACTATGGCCGGTATCGTACAGGAGGAAACCTGTATTGCAGAGCAGGGCTACGCAGTGTACAGATCCCTCACAGGGACTATGGTGGTGTCATCTTTGACGTCTTCATGGGTCATATTGTGGGTCAGGGtatgattttcacattttcagcatttggaTGGGAAATGATCAGCCAGTGATTGGTAGATAGGAGTGAACCCTGCAGAACTGTGCTCTCCCACTGTGCCTTTGCTTAGTATTCAGTAGCCAGTGGGTTTCTCTGAatgacattttgtaaaaaatgataaacattCATGTCAAAATGGCAAGTTAAACTCCTAAGCTCTTTAAAACACCTGTTGGGTATCAGATTCTCTCATTCTTAAGGTTAATTTAGAAAGGTGgtgtaataaaaacaagaaagcaGCCTGAGGCGCTTGCTGTAAATGTTGTTTTGCAGCACTTCTTGTTAGGTGGAGTGGAGCGCTGAgcgacagggggcggggcctctgggGCCGAGGTCGGCAGCAGGAGTGGGAGGCAGGTGGTCTTGCTCTTTCGGTTGTTATTGTGGAGAATGCAGCCAGCGTAGTGCCAAAAAATACCGCTGATGTTGTGTGAATACTAATGTCTTTGCCCTGCTTGCACTGCTTCTGTGTCTGTccaaataatacaataaatagaaaaaaacgaaaatggTTGGCAACTGTTTTGTTATTCaaacaagtaataataattatacgtGAACATGTTGGTGagtcaaattcaaatgtaaatttagaGAAGATGCATTATTTAACATGATAATCAATGCCCATAAAAgcaaaggtaaaataaaaaattagaagaagaagaatataaccaacactaaatattttatttatcatcaACCATAATTCATTACTGATAATTATGACATGTAACATGCTAATTTATTACCATTCCTGAGAGAATCATCCTGTGCTGTTCTTATGTGCCTACTCTGTTCTGCACATTCTGTTCCTACATTTTCTTCCCTTGCCGTGGACCTTGCAGAATGAAGCTGCAGTCGTGTGAACATGAATTTCCGTCCACCGCCGTACTGTACTTAAGGCCTTGACTGTCTGACATGCGTGGAGCAGAATTGGCTGATGAAATTTTAATGAGGAGAGAATGTTGCAATTATTGGGCCCCGCCATAAATACAGCATGAGGGCTGTCTACTGGCTATTAAAGTGTGATACAGTGGCCTCAAGGGTAACTACGCACAGCGTTAAAATGAACAGACTGCCAACATATGGAATTCCTTCAAGCATATATCTCTACATGCGCACATCATTTCTGAAACAGTGTTGTTCACGGCCGGAGTGGATGGAGTTTGCGTTGCGTTGCAGTGTGGGCCTCGTTTTCTCCAACAATATTACCTGCATTGTCTGATGAAGCGCCAACCCACAGACTGACGGAGGCATCATTACTCCATGACTTgctgggccttttttttttactgtgagaAACGCATCATTAGAAATCCAATAGAGAGCGCAAAGAACTGTCATCTGCCACCTGGTCGCACAGTCTGCTGTCAGGGACTTGCTCGGAAAAGGCAGTGACGTGCGTCTAACCGCGAGCACGCTTCGCGTCCGCGTCTAAGCAATGTCAAGCACGACGGAGCGCCCGTTTGCGCATCCCCTGTTTTTCATTCGGCGGGTGGAGACGGGGGTATCGGAATGCACGCGTGCGTACTGgagcgtgcgcgcgtgtgcttgtgtgtgtgtgtgtgtgtgtttaaggatGAGTGAGATTAATGAGGCGACACTGATACATTCCTCATGCTAATGAATGCATTCATAACCGCCCAGCGTCAGCAATGCAGAATCATGCCTGCTCCCCATCATTAGAGACACCAGCAATTAACTGGGTGTGTGCTGTCGAACGAGAGTAACTTCAttacgaggagagagagagagagagaggcggagagacgCAGAagaggagcaggggaggagatgaagcgaggggaggggggattatTGAGAAGGAAGATGGAAGAGAGGAAAACTGGTAGGAGGACAAA carries:
- the LOC135251454 gene encoding armadillo-like helical domain-containing protein 4 isoform X1; amino-acid sequence: MVWCEILWVCLLAVVSLLASVNTLPLSPLEESSQKADKQPEGAQGLTDSVLAPATPIFPLVALDGLSQNIVPTNQVEQPASDDSSVQLRASEARLQDSGWRVESTAVGPVEVHGRAEATLASVRARLGREGEAPLLQTGGDDGRDVLMLKKPGDPQGPGAVNTQNQRKERNSEEGPNQGVLLNGRTWESPAGYRAPDGLGSHDTSQNPHILPQAERAGSVHEVAIGFSGIPQTPSVAKVLEPGGMAKQGISNATLHLLSPSMAPVGQEPSSEGGMQVGPQVTVATQVKDPDLSRAQSRVGLPELDALLSAREEPGVEGNERGAETAKKPLKNRMGVPGGGFQTTTAASGEAMAGTSGPSLSRAPSSEQTRPRQTTAIDSIQQSTTLVANILESEAASPPSTPIPHRKLINSPSNGESRARANTAQPGFSEDPAGPTTTKPPLGEDPGAEPGVSIVPWARGALQQDAVVKSSIPSSTGPVNGVTPHLLLTARTETRTRGENQALKALPFGHDDEATPTPDDIPLIFEPLDDALSEMVVTTAPSGTQQVLQFSGITADTQDILTGPELITTVIVDGGPSPSGAARPTLQTSGTEIMEALSPSTSLFTAPPPEPPLDDGILYTEELGMTDTPTGTTEGSPSSFRTREHKNTELSPTTIVATATSMSLPRHKSGVVELESEEEPDDKETGESKDAGSEEDVSEVMTVAHVRPTYSHIPYHFHPGSIWVQRNQGLVHSWVEKIRDKAGYVSGMLAPVGIGIAGALFILGALYGIKVVHRRRRKGYKRQTRKHRESGSRQDRVMLLADSSEDEF